TCCAGCTCTACGGGAAAATCGCGCTGGGCGTGCCCGACGAGCTGTTTGACGCAGCTATGAACGCGGCCAAGCGCCGGCACGGCGCAGCGCAGGACGTGGACTTGTCCGCCGAGAATCTCAAGGAACTGGCGGACGAGTTCGCCGCCATCGTCGCCAGGCACACCGGGCAGTCGTTTCCCAACGACCCCTGGAAGCAGCTCGAGATCGCGATCGGCGCGGTGTTCCGCTCCTGGATGGGCAAGCGCGCCGTGGACTACCGCAAGCAGTTCAAGATCACCCCGGAGATGGCGAACGGTACCGCGGTCAATGTCTGCACCATGGTGTTCGGCAACCTGGGCCAGGACTCCGCCACCGGGGTGGGCTTCACCCGCAACCCGGGCACTGGCGAGAACCTGATCTACGGCGAATACCTGGTGAACGCCCAAGGCGAGGACGTGGTCGCCGGCATCCGCACGCCCAAGCCGATTGCCGCCATGGAAACGGAGATGCCCGAGCTGTACCGGGAGCTCATGGAGCTGCGCCACCGGCTCGAGTCGCACTACCAGGAAGTGCAGGATTTCGAGTTTACCATTGAGCGCGGCCGGCTCTTCTGCCTGCAGACGCGAAACGGGAAGATGAACGCCCACGCTATGGTGATCAGCTCGGTGGAGATGTTCCACGAAGGGATCCTCACCAAGGAGCAGGCGCTCACCCGCATCCAGCCCGCGCTGCTCGAGCAGCTCATGGTGCCCACACTCGATCCCGCCTTCCGCGCGGAGCCGCTGGCCCAGGGGCTGGCCGCCTCGCCGGGCGCCTGCTCAGGCAAGATCGTGTTCGATGCCGACACCGCCGCGCTGCGCGGCAAGCTGGGCGAGAAGGTCATCCTGGTGCGCGAGGAGACCAAGCCGGAGGATATCCACGGCTTCTTCGCCGCCCAGGGCATCCTCACCTCCCGCGGCGGCAAGACCTCGCACGCGGCGGTGGTGGCGCGCGGCATGGGCAAGCCCTGCGTGTCGGGCTGCGAGGCGATCCAGATCGACGTGCGCGAGCGCCGCGCCAGGGTGGGCGACACGACCTTCGCTGAAAGCGACGTCATCACCATCGACGGCTCCAGCGGCAAGGTCTATCCGGGGCAGATCCCGACCGTGGAGGCACATGTCTTCGCCGAACTCGGCGAAATCCTGTCCTGGGCGGACGAGGCGTCGCGGCTCAAAGTGTTCGCCAATGCCGACACGCCGCACGACGCCGCGCGCGCCCGGCGCTACGGCGCGAGGGGGATCGGCCTGTGCCGCACCGAGCGCATGTTCAACGAGCCCGATCGGCTGCCCATCGTGCAGGAGATGATCCTGGCCGAGAGCCCGGAACAGCGGCGCGCTGCCCTCGACCGGTTGCTGCCGATCCAGCGCGCAGACTTCAAGGGCATCTTCAAGGAGATGCAAGGGCTTCCGGTGACCGTACGCCTGCTCGATCCCCCGATCCACGAGTTCCTGCCGACCGCCGCTCAGCTCGAGTTCGAGATCAACCACCTGCGTCACCTGAGACGCGCCGTGCGCAGGATGGAAGAATTGCCCGAAACCCTGAAGATGCTCGACCCGGACCTGCACAAGGAATACGTCACCAGCCTGGAGCGGCTGCACGGGGCGCTCAACACCTACCACAGCGCACACCGCGACGACGACCTGCTCGCCCACAAGCAGGCGATGCTGAGGAAGGTCCACGCGCTGTCGGAAGTGAACCCCATGCTCGGCCACCGCGGCGTGCGCCTCGGCATCACCTATCCCGAGATCTACGAGATGCAGATCCGGGCGGTCCTCGAAGCCACCGTCGAGTCCGTCAAGGAAGGCGTGGAGGTGCACCCGGAGATCATGGTGCCGCAGGTGTGCACGGTGGAGGAGCTGAAACGGGTGAAGAGCATGGTGGACGCCATCCAGCAGGACGTGGAGGCCCGCTGCGGAGTGAAGCTCACGTTCGAATTCGGCACCATGGTCGAAGTGGTTCGCGCCTGTATGCGCGCGGGGCGCCTGGCAGAAGTGGCGGAGTTCTTCTCTTTCGGCACCAACGATCTCACCCAGGCCACCTTCTCGTTCTCGCGCGAGGACGCGGAGAACAAGTTCCTGCCGATGTACAACGAGACCAGGATCCTGCGCGACAACCCGTTCGAGGTGCTGGACGTGAAGGGCGTGGGACGCCTCATGCAGCTCGCCGTGCAATGGGGACGCGAGACCCGCCCCGACCTCACGATCGG
This genomic stretch from Terriglobales bacterium harbors:
- the ppdK gene encoding pyruvate, phosphate dikinase produces the protein MANRNFVFAFEAGDGKNKMLLGGKGANLCEMTQIGLNVPPGFVITTEACLAYLENNRLPDGLMDEVRAHVKALEKQTGKGFGSPVNPLLVSVRSGSAMSMPGMMDTILNLGLNPDTLNGLIAATGNPRFAYDAYRRFVQLYGKIALGVPDELFDAAMNAAKRRHGAAQDVDLSAENLKELADEFAAIVARHTGQSFPNDPWKQLEIAIGAVFRSWMGKRAVDYRKQFKITPEMANGTAVNVCTMVFGNLGQDSATGVGFTRNPGTGENLIYGEYLVNAQGEDVVAGIRTPKPIAAMETEMPELYRELMELRHRLESHYQEVQDFEFTIERGRLFCLQTRNGKMNAHAMVISSVEMFHEGILTKEQALTRIQPALLEQLMVPTLDPAFRAEPLAQGLAASPGACSGKIVFDADTAALRGKLGEKVILVREETKPEDIHGFFAAQGILTSRGGKTSHAAVVARGMGKPCVSGCEAIQIDVRERRARVGDTTFAESDVITIDGSSGKVYPGQIPTVEAHVFAELGEILSWADEASRLKVFANADTPHDAARARRYGARGIGLCRTERMFNEPDRLPIVQEMILAESPEQRRAALDRLLPIQRADFKGIFKEMQGLPVTVRLLDPPIHEFLPTAAQLEFEINHLRHLRRAVRRMEELPETLKMLDPDLHKEYVTSLERLHGALNTYHSAHRDDDLLAHKQAMLRKVHALSEVNPMLGHRGVRLGITYPEIYEMQIRAVLEATVESVKEGVEVHPEIMVPQVCTVEELKRVKSMVDAIQQDVEARCGVKLTFEFGTMVEVVRACMRAGRLAEVAEFFSFGTNDLTQATFSFSREDAENKFLPMYNETRILRDNPFEVLDVKGVGRLMQLAVQWGRETRPDLTIGICGEHGGHPESIRLCHYLGLDYVSCSAPRVPIARLAAAHAKLKEKGYDERMFV